In Vulpes lagopus strain Blue_001 chromosome 1, ASM1834538v1, whole genome shotgun sequence, a genomic segment contains:
- the LOC121486682 gene encoding 40S ribosomal protein S27-like: MSLYFLLLRKEVLYKTPEKEKRKHKKKHLVQNTNSYFMDVKFSQCYKITTLSSHAQGVVLCVGCSTILCQPTEGNARLREGCSFTQKQHPMPPVPR, encoded by the exons AtgagtctttattttttgttgctcAGAAAGGAAGTCTTATATaaga ctccagaaaaggagaagaggaaacacaAGAAGAAGCACCTAGTGCAGAACACCAATTCCTACTTCATGGATGTGAAATTCTCACAATGCTATAAGATCACCACTCTCAGTAGCCATGCACAAGGAGTGGTTTTGTGTGTTGGCTGCTCCACCATCCTCTGCCAGCCTACAGAAGGAAATGCAAGGCTTAGAGAAGGATGCTCCTTCACACAGAAGCAGCACCCAATGCCCCCTGTACCAAGATGA